A genomic window from Silene latifolia isolate original U9 population chromosome 11, ASM4854445v1, whole genome shotgun sequence includes:
- the LOC141612842 gene encoding uncharacterized protein LOC141612842 gives MDQNLPIVTKKLWNIIRAVFYILKKNINKKKILLDLNLFIKRGKFVAEKTLTNLIYNHHQNNHHVTTAFEDEYEFSCTNTPLYRHYLTTNKPKNKHLDLDAAMWDLMVAPKAYASPKAKKLRVTDSPYPMQNEGGEDGVDAAAEEFIKRFYSQLKQET, from the coding sequence ATGGATCAAAATTTACCAATTGTAACAAAGAAACTATGGAACATAATTAGGGCTGTTTTCTACatactaaagaaaaacatcaacAAGAAGAAAATACTCTTAGACCTCAACTTATTCATCAAAAGAGGAAAGTTTGTCGCTGAGAAAACCCTCACCAACCTCATCTACAACCACCACCAGAACAACCACCATGTCACCACCGCCTTTGAGGATGAATACGAGTTCAGTTGTACCAACACTCCCTTATATCGCCACTACTTGACTACTAATAAGCCTAAAAACAAGCACCTTGACCTTGACGCGGCCATGTGGGACCTAATGGTGGCTCCTAAGGCTTATGCAAGCCCCAAGGCTAAAAAGCTGAGGGTCACTGACTCGCCGTATCCAATGCAAAATGAGGGTGGTGAGGATGGTGTTGATGCAGCCGCTGAGGAGTTTATTAAGAGGTTCTACTCCCAGCTTAAGCAGGAAACCTGA
- the LOC141612843 gene encoding uncharacterized protein LOC141612843 codes for MEQNTPLMAKKIWNVLRVAFYMLRKGICKRKILMDLNLVMKRGKIARKALQNIMFHNHHDSSSEASFDSQFKPQGGEYEFSCSNTPLYRHYFNNKKSKLQHSKNFSFEDLDNIEGVNNMFDMIMLSSNEDMAKSPALPGLGPGLGLELNSRAKQIRVTDSPFPTQNGEDGKHVDVAADEFIKNFYSQLKQQKYY; via the coding sequence ATGGAGCAAAATACACCATTGATGGCCAAGAAGATATGGAATGTATTAAGGGTGGCTTTCTATATGCTAAGGAAAGGCATATGCAAGAGGAAGATACTCATGGACCTTAATTTAGTGATGAAGAGAGGAAAGATTGCAAGAAAAGCCTTACAAAACATTATGTTCCACAACCACCACGACTCGAGTTCTGAAGCAAGCTTCGATAGCCAATTTAAGCCACAAGGCGGAGAGTATGAGTTCAGTTGTAGCAACACGCCTCTATACCGCCATTACTTCAACAACAAGAAGAGTAAACTCCAACATAGCAAAAACTTCTCTTTTGAAGATTTGGATAAcattgagggtgtaaacaacatGTTTGATATGATCATGTTGTCTAGCAATGAAGATATGGCTAAGTCACCTGCCTTACCAGGGTTAGGGCCCGGGTTAGGGTTAGAGTTGAACTCGAGAGCTAAGCAAATTAGGGTTACGGATTCTCCGTTTCCTACACAAAATGGGGAGGATGGTAAGCATGTTGATGTTGCTGCTGATGAGTTCATTAAGAACTTTTACTCACAACTCAAGCAACAAAAATACTACTAG